From the genome of Bos indicus x Bos taurus breed Angus x Brahman F1 hybrid chromosome 14, Bos_hybrid_MaternalHap_v2.0, whole genome shotgun sequence, one region includes:
- the KLF10 gene encoding Krueppel-like factor 10, translating into MLNFGGASLQQATEERMEMICERSKENVYSWNKTAEKSDFEAVEALMSMSCSWKSDFKKYIENRPVTPVSDTSEEENLLPGTPDFHTTIPAFCLTPPYSPSDFEPSQVSNLMAPAPPTGHFKSLSDTAKPHIAAVPFKEEKNPVPAPKLPKAQATSVIRHTADAQLCNHRSCPVKAASILNYQDNSFRKRTHLNPEAARKNIPCAAVSPNRSKRERDTEADVEEKPSPAALYDFSVPSSETVICRPQPAPASPQQKSVLVSPPAVSTAGVPPMPVICQMVPLPAHNPVVTTVVPSTPPSQPPAVCPPVVFMGTQVPKGALMFVVPQPVVQNPKPPVVSPNGTRLSPIAPAPGFSPSSAKVTPQIDSSRIRSHICSHPGCGKTYFKSSHLKAHMRTHTGEKPFSCSWKGCERRFARSDELSRHRRTHTGEKKFACPMCDRRFMRSDHLTKHARRHLSAKKLPNWQMEVSKLNDISLPPTPAPTQ; encoded by the exons ATGCTCAACTTCGGCGGCGCTTCTCTCCAGCAGGCTACG GAGGAAAGAATGGAAATGATCTGTGAAAGATCAAAAGAGAATGTGTATTCCTGGAACAAAACTGCAGAGAAAAGTGACTTTGAAGCTGTAGAAGCACTTATGTCAATGAGTTGCAGTTGGAAGTCtgattttaagaaatacattgaAAACAGACCCGTCACTCCAGTGTCTGATACGTCAGAGGAAGAGAATCTGCTTCCTGGTACACCTGATTTTCATACCACAATCCCAGCATTT TGTTTGACTCCACCTTACAGTCCCTCTGACTTTGAACCTTCTCAAGTGTCAAATCTGATGGCACCAGCGCCACCTACTGGACACTTCAAATCATTGTCAGATACTGCCAAGCCTCACATTGCTGCTGTACCTTTCAAAGAGGAGAAGAACCCCGTACCTGCCCCCAAACTCCCCAAGGCTCAGGCAACCAGTGTGATTCGTCATACAGCTGATGCCCAGCTGTGTAACCACCGATCATGCCCTGTGAAAGCAGCCAGCATCCTCAACTATCAGGACAATTCGTTTCGGAAAAGAACCCACCTAAATCCTGAGGCTGCAAGAAAAAACATACCTTGTGCCGCTGTGTCACCAAACAGGTCCAAACGtgagagagacacagaggcagATGTTGAAGAGAAGCCAAGCCCTGCTGCACTTTATGACTTTTCTGTGCCTTCCTCAGAGACCGTCATCTGCCGACCTCAGCCGGCCCCCGCGTCTCCCCAGCAGAAGTCAGTCTTAGTCTCTCCACCCGCAGTGTCCACAGCGGGAGTGCCCCCTATGCCGGTCATCTGCCAGATGGTTCCCCTCCCTGCACACAACCCCGTCGTGACGACAGTCGTCCCCAGCACGCCACCCAGCCAGCCGCCGGCTGTCTGCCCACCTGTCGTATTCATGGGCACTCAGGTGCCCAAGGGCGCCCTCATGTTTGTTGTGCCCCAGCCGGTCGTTCAGAACCCAAAGCCTCCGGTGGTGAGCCCAAATGGCACCAGACTCTCTCCCATTGCCCCTGCTCCCGGGTTTTCCCCTTCCTCAGCGAAAGTCACTCCTCAGATTGACTCATCGAGGATAAGAAGTCACATCTGTAGCCATCCAGGATGCGGCAAGACCTACTTCAAAAGTTCTCATCTGAAGGCCCACATGAGAACGCATACAG gaGAAAAACCTTTTAGCTGTAGCTGGAAAGGTTGTGAAAGGAGGTTTGCCCGTTCAGATGAACTGTCCAGACACCGACGAACCCACACAGGTGAGAAGAAGTTCGCCTGTCCCATGTGTGACCGGCGGTTCATGAGGAGCGACCATTTGACCAAACACGCCCGTCGCCACCTGTCAGCCAAGAAGCTACCGAACTGGCAGATGGAAGTGAGCAAGTTAAATGACATTTCCCTACCTCCAACCCCGGCTCCCACGCAGTAA